A window of Odocoileus virginianus isolate 20LAN1187 ecotype Illinois chromosome 22, Ovbor_1.2, whole genome shotgun sequence contains these coding sequences:
- the ADCYAP1 gene encoding pituitary adenylate cyclase-activating polypeptide has translation MAMCSGARLALLVYGILMHSSVYGSPAAAGLRFPGIRPEDEVYDEDGNPQQDVYDSEPPGVGSPASALRDAYALYYPAEERDVAHGILNKAYRKVLDQLSARRYLQTLMAKGLGGTPGGGADDDSEPLSKRHSDGIFTDSYSRYRKQMAVKKYLAAVLGKRYKQRVKSKGRRIAYL, from the exons ATGGCCATGTGTAGCGGAGCGAGGCTGGCCCTGCTCGTTTACGGGATCCTGATGCACAGCAGCGTCTACGGCTCACCTGCCGCCGCCGGACTCCGGTTCCCGGGGATCAG GCCGGAGGACGAGGTGTACGACGAGGACGGAAACCCGCAGCAGGACGTCTACGACTCGGAGCCGCCGGGCGTGGGAAGCCCTGCCTCCGCGCTGCGCGACGCCTACGCGCTCTACTACCCCGCGGAGGAAAG AGATGTCGCCCACGGGATCCTTAATAAGGCCTACCGCAAAGTGCTGGACCAGCTGTCCGCCAGGAGATACCTGCAGACGCTCATGGCCAAGGGCTTGGG TGGGACCCCGGGCGGCGGCGCGGACGACGACTCGGAACCGCTCTCCAAGCGCCACTCGGACGGCATCTTCACTGACAGCTACAGCCGCTACCGGAAACAAATGGCTGTTAAGAAATACTTGGCGGCTGTCCTAGGGAAAAGGTATAAACAAAGGGTTAAAAGCAAAGGACGGCGAATAGCATACTTGTAG